In Tursiops truncatus isolate mTurTru1 chromosome 19, mTurTru1.mat.Y, whole genome shotgun sequence, a genomic segment contains:
- the MAG gene encoding myelin-associated glycoprotein, with amino-acid sequence MPSSISAFEGTCVSIPCRFDFPDELRPAVVHGVWYFNSPYPKNYPPVVFKSRTQVVHESFQGRSRLLGALGLRNCTLLLSNLSPELGGKYYFRGDLGGYNQYTFSEHSVLDIINTPNIMVPPEVVAGTEVEVSCMVPDNCPEMHPELSWLGHEGLGEPAVLGRLREDEGTWVQVSLLHFVPTREANGYRLGCQASFPNTTLQFEGYASLDVKYPPVIVEMNSSVEAIEGSHVSLLCGADSNPPPLLTWMRDGTVLREAVTESLSLELDEVTPAEDGVYACLAENAYGQDNRTVGLSVMYAPWKPTVNGTVVAVEGETVSILCSTQSNPDPILTIFKEKQILATVIYESELQLELPAVVPEDDGEYWCVAENQYGQRATAFNLSVEFAPVILLESHCAAARDTVQCLCVVKANPEPSVAFELPSRNVTVNETEREFVYSERSGLLLTSILTLRGQAQAPPRVICSSHNLYGTKSLELPFQGAHRLMWAKIGPVGAVVAFAILIAVVCYITQTRRKKNVTESPSFPAGDDPPVLFSSDFRISGAPEKYESERRLGSERRLLGLRGEPPELDLSYSHADLGKRPTKDSYTLTEELAEYAEIRVK; translated from the exons ATGCCCTCGTCCATCTCGGCCTTCGAGGGCACGTGTGTCTCCATCCCCTGCCGCTTCGACTTCCCCGACGAGCTGCGGCCGGCCGTTGTGCACGGCGTCTGGTACTTCAATAGCCCCTACCCGAAAAACTACCCGCCGGTGGTCTTCAAGTCACGCACCCAAGTCGTCCACGAGAGCTTCCAGGGCCGCAGCCGCCTCCTGGGGGCCCTGGGCCTGCGCAACTGCACCCTCTTGCTCAGCAACCTCAGCCCCGAGCTGGGCGGCAAGTACTACTTCCGCGGGGACCTGGGGGGCTACAACCAGTACACCTTCTCCGAGCACAGCGTCCTGGACATCATCA ACACCCCCAACATCATGGTCCCCCCAGAGGTTGTGGCAGGCACAGAAGTGGAGGTCAGCTGCATGGTGCCTGACAACTGCCCTGAGATGCACCCAGAGCTGAGCTGGCTGGGCCACGAGGGGCTCGGGGAGCCGGCTGTGCTGGGGCGGCTCCGCGAGGACGAGGGCACCTGGGTGCAGGTGTCGCTGCTGCACTTCGTGCCCACCAGGGAGGCCAACGGCTACCGGCTGGGCTGCCAGGCCTCCTTCCCCAACACCACCCTGCAGTTCGAAGGCTACGCCAGCCTGGACGTCAAGT ACCCCCCGGTGATTGTGGAGATGAACTCCTCGGTGGAGGCCATCGAGGGCTCCCACGTCAGCCTGCTCTGTGGGGCCGACAGCAACCCGCCGCCGCTGCTGACCTGGATGCGGGACGGCACGGTGCTCCGGGAGGCGGTGACGGAGAGCCTGTCCCTGGAACTGGACGAGGTGACGCCCGCGGAGGACGGCGTCTACGCCTGCCTGGCCGAGAACGCTTATGGCCAGGACAACCGCACCGTGGGGCTCAGCGTCATGT ATGCACCCTGGAAGCCGACGGTGAACGGGACAGTGGTGGCCGTGGAGGGGGAGACAGTCTCCATCTTGTGCTCCACACAGAGCAACCCGGATCCCATTCTTACCATCTTCAAGGAGAAGCAGATTCTGGCCACGGTCATCTATGAGAGCGAGCTGCAGCTGGAGCTGCCCGCCGTCGTGCCCGAGGATGATGGAGAATATTGGTGTGTGGCCGAGAACCAGTACGGTCAGAGGGCCACCGCCTTCAACCTATCCGTGGAGT TTGCCCCCGTGATCCTCCTGGAGTCCCACTGTGCGGCGGCCCGTGACACGGTGCAGTGCCTGTGCGTGGTGAAAGCCAACCCAGAGCCGTCCGTGGCCTTCGAGCTGCCCTCGCGTAACGTGACCGTGAACGAGACGGAGCGCGAGTTCGTGTACTCGGAGCGCAGCGGCCTCCTGCTCACCAGCATCCTCACGCTGCggggccaggcccaggccccgccccgggTCATCTGCTCCTCCCACAACCTCTATGGCACCAAGAGCCTGGAGCTGCCCTTCCAGGGAGCCC ATCGCCTGATGTGGGCCAAGATCGGGCCCGTGGGAGCGGTGGTTGCTTTTGCCATCTTAATTGCCGTCGTCTGCTACATCACCCAGACGCGCAGAAA AAAGAACGTGACAGAGAGCCCCAGCTTCCCGGCGGGGGACGACCCCCCCGTCCTGTTCAGCAGTGACTTCCGCATCTCTGGGGCGCCGGAGAAATATGAG AGTGAGAGGCGCCTGGGATCTGAGAGGAGGCTGCTGGGCCTTCGGGGGGAGCCCCCAGAGCTGGACCTGAGCTATTCTCACGCGGACCTGGGAAAACGGCCCACCAAGGACAGCTACACCCTGACGGAGGAGCTGGCCGAGTATGCTGAAATCCGCGTCAAGTGA